TTTTGCCAATAGCGTGTTGCGTGAAGTAAAAGATCTGGTTAATCGTACTAATCACGATGAATGGTTTGGCCTGTTCAGTACCAAAACCATGTCCGATCATGTACTGGTCAATGAAGTTCAGCGCGGTTCGTTTCGCCTTCATCCGTTACGACCGGACGGATCGGGAGAGTCCTGGGGCTGTATCACTTTTTTCAATGTGCAGGAATTTCAGATCGTCAGACAGGCGCTGCTGCGTACTGAGCAAAGCAGCGTTGCGGGGTCGCGCAATGGACTGCAGGCCTATGGCAAAGTCACAGTTAAAGGGACGCCAGATTATGCGAAATGTGATGTTTAAAACCGCTCGCGCGGTAATCTATATCGTGCTGGCGATGCTATTAATCCGCTATGTCTATCCGCTGGGTAATCTGGTCGGTCGCTTGCAGGATAAATCGTACCATCTGCTGTCACCTGAAGGGCTCGGCCTGATCGATCATGCGCAGGAGTGGGGCAATGACTGGGCGAGTTTTTTCACCGGTATCGCCTGCATTCTGCTGATTGCCTCACTTATCGCCCTGCTGGTCAGCGTGGTGATTAAAACCGCTAAACGCAATTTTTGAGAGTTTTACCCTTGTCCTGACGTGGCGTGAAGGAGGATCCTGCTCTATTCTCGGGGAAAAGGATCCCTCCACGCTACGTAGAGGCTTTATGACACAGTCGCATCTGATTGCTGAAGTAGCTAATCAGCAACAAACGCTCACCGCCGTCATCGAACAGGATGAGCGTGCCGCCTACTTCTATATCTGGCCTGCTGAGCCGTTTCGCACGCAGTTTGCGGTGCGTGGCTGCTGGCTGCGTAATCTGTTACCTGCTCCCCAACAGGAAGATCGTGAAGCCATGGCGCAGGGGATTGCACCGTTGCTGAGCGCCGAATACTGCCGCACGCTGGAAGCCGAACCCCCCCTCGATCCTGCCGGTATCCAGATTATCTGGGAGCCAGCCGACGATGGCGCTGCCGTCTGGTATCAGGGACAACTGCTGGCGGTGATCCCCGGCTGGAGTCTGTATCAGCAGCAGCAGGTCAGTTTCTCCGCCGGGTGCATCAAAGAAAATCGCCTGACCGCACCGCTCGGTTCCGCCTCAACCAATGAACATTATGCGCAGGCTGGTAAACATCGCCTGTTCTGGCGCGACTGGCATGATGGTCATCTGTGGGAACCGATGCAGCGTGAGATGCTGAAGTGCTACGAAGCACAGTATGGCGAGTCACTAAAGTATTACGCTATCGATCAGGGCAACTGGCCACCGATGGCGATTTCCCAGCACTATCATCAGGGCGTCTGGTATTTCCTGACGCTGGGGATGAGCATCCGTCCAATGCCGTGGGTCGATTTCCTGTATGAAGATCTGGCGCCGCAATATCGCCGTACTGAACTGGCGATGGCGATTGATGCCGAAGTAATGACCGAAGATAACGCGGTGCAGATGGCCAGTGCGCTGGCGGGCTTTGCCCATCTTCCCTGGGGCCGTTTAAGCTGGATCGGTGAAGGCCATACGCTGGAATCAGCCGTTGCGCCGGTCGGTTTTGAAGGCTTTATTCTCTCTGGGGCGCTGGCGCGCGAAGAGGGACAGTTCCCGCTGCCGAAGCGCGAAGGGGAGAAGGTTAATCTGTTGTGGGCCAGTCCGGTGACCACCGCTGAGCGCGAATTTGCCCAGGCCGATGAGAATGGCGGCTATCAGCTGGTCGCGCGTCTGCTGCAATATGGTTCTGGTCATATCTTCCGTCCACGTCAGCAGGTGGTGGAGATCGAAAGCTAAATCCATTCAGCTTAACCCTTGATCGCGTCGCACAAATCTTTACGCGGAATGTGACGTGGATCGCCTCAAGTTGTCGCCGTGTACGCCGTTAACTCGATCAGGTAATCGTGCCTTTTTCGAGTCAAGTGGTGTGCATATGCTAAAAACAACAC
This is a stretch of genomic DNA from Winslowiella toletana. It encodes these proteins:
- a CDS encoding suppressor of fused domain protein, which encodes MTQSHLIAEVANQQQTLTAVIEQDERAAYFYIWPAEPFRTQFAVRGCWLRNLLPAPQQEDREAMAQGIAPLLSAEYCRTLEAEPPLDPAGIQIIWEPADDGAAVWYQGQLLAVIPGWSLYQQQQVSFSAGCIKENRLTAPLGSASTNEHYAQAGKHRLFWRDWHDGHLWEPMQREMLKCYEAQYGESLKYYAIDQGNWPPMAISQHYHQGVWYFLTLGMSIRPMPWVDFLYEDLAPQYRRTELAMAIDAEVMTEDNAVQMASALAGFAHLPWGRLSWIGEGHTLESAVAPVGFEGFILSGALAREEGQFPLPKREGEKVNLLWASPVTTAEREFAQADENGGYQLVARLLQYGSGHIFRPRQQVVEIES
- a CDS encoding DUF2778 domain-containing protein, giving the protein MIQMQMVYDDAARKTGRAQLTVYGVGTYAVLSGRDKFINNANCSFVTDYGSIPVGEYWIVALPSGSFANSVLREVKDLVNRTNHDEWFGLFSTKTMSDHVLVNEVQRGSFRLHPLRPDGSGESWGCITFFNVQEFQIVRQALLRTEQSSVAGSRNGLQAYGKVTVKGTPDYAKCDV